Proteins from a genomic interval of Rhizobium leguminosarum:
- a CDS encoding IclR family transcriptional regulator has translation MRETDFVSGFARGLKVIEAFGETRQRLSIAEAAKLTELDRATVRRLLLTLAELGYADYDGKFFTLTPKILRLGHAYLAATPLPALLQPHLDHLSEKAGQSASASVLDGTDIVYIARASQRRVMSINLTPGSRLPAYCASMGRVLLAALAESEARAILARSELKQNTPNTKTDPDELIAEFRRVRTEGYAIIDQELEIGLCSIAVPVDNDRGETVAAINIGAPAALVPAAEMKERYLPLLRETQAALRPLLRR, from the coding sequence ATGCGCGAAACGGATTTTGTCAGTGGCTTTGCCCGCGGCCTGAAGGTGATCGAGGCTTTCGGCGAAACGCGGCAACGGCTTTCGATCGCCGAGGCCGCCAAGCTGACGGAGCTTGACCGAGCCACTGTGCGCCGCTTGCTGCTGACGCTCGCCGAACTCGGCTATGCCGATTATGACGGCAAGTTCTTCACGCTGACGCCGAAGATCCTGCGTCTTGGCCATGCCTATCTCGCGGCGACGCCGCTGCCGGCGCTGTTACAGCCGCATCTCGATCATCTCTCTGAAAAGGCCGGCCAGAGCGCCTCGGCCTCGGTGCTCGACGGCACAGACATCGTCTATATCGCCCGCGCCTCGCAGCGCCGCGTCATGTCGATCAACCTCACCCCCGGCAGCCGCTTGCCCGCCTACTGCGCCTCGATGGGCCGCGTGCTGCTTGCAGCCCTGGCCGAGAGCGAGGCGCGCGCGATCCTTGCCCGCAGCGAACTAAAGCAAAACACGCCGAATACGAAGACCGATCCGGACGAACTGATCGCCGAGTTCCGCCGGGTCCGCACTGAGGGATACGCCATCATCGATCAGGAGCTGGAGATCGGCCTCTGCTCCATCGCGGTGCCTGTCGACAACGACCGCGGCGAAACGGTCGCGGCGATCAATATCGGCGCGCCGGCCGCGCTCGTGCCGGCGGCAGAGATGAAGGAACGCTATCTGCCGCTGTTGAGGGAAACACAGGCCGCGTTGCGGCCGCTGCTGCGGCGGTGA
- a CDS encoding ArsR/SmtB family transcription factor translates to MMERSFLTIAAGENNDAIRALSAPARLEMLKLLCAKGPMNINDIARALSLPQSTVATGIQILEDARLVDSQLTKARKGNQKICSAIYSEILISFEESAAQRANNIIEVEMPVGLYTSCDVHAPCGLCSTESVIGPLDVPDYFLDPQRMQAGLVWFGRGYVEYKFPNNAKVLNKDIRAIEFSLELSSEVPGTNPDWPSDITLWVNGMAIGTWTSPGDYGDKRGAFTPAWWKLEGSQYGMMKTWRISTRGTFIDGVAASNVTLSDLALAQHSSIRLRVGIAENAGHTGGVNIFGRGFGNHGRDIIMRLHV, encoded by the coding sequence ATGATGGAACGCTCGTTTTTGACGATTGCCGCCGGCGAGAATAATGATGCGATACGCGCGCTTTCGGCGCCGGCGCGGCTCGAGATGCTCAAGCTGCTCTGCGCCAAAGGGCCGATGAATATCAACGATATCGCGCGTGCTCTTTCTCTTCCTCAATCGACTGTCGCCACCGGGATCCAAATTTTGGAAGACGCCCGGCTTGTCGATTCCCAGCTGACGAAGGCGCGCAAGGGAAACCAGAAGATCTGCTCTGCGATCTACAGCGAAATTCTGATCAGCTTTGAGGAAAGTGCCGCCCAAAGGGCCAATAATATCATCGAAGTCGAGATGCCGGTCGGGCTCTACACCAGTTGTGACGTGCATGCGCCCTGTGGTCTTTGCTCCACCGAGAGCGTCATCGGTCCGCTCGATGTTCCCGACTATTTTCTCGATCCGCAGCGCATGCAGGCCGGGCTCGTCTGGTTCGGCAGGGGCTATGTAGAATATAAATTCCCCAACAATGCCAAGGTGTTGAACAAGGATATCCGCGCCATCGAGTTTTCGCTGGAGCTATCGTCGGAAGTGCCCGGCACCAATCCGGACTGGCCTTCCGATATAACGCTCTGGGTCAACGGAATGGCGATCGGCACCTGGACGTCCCCTGGCGACTACGGCGACAAGCGCGGCGCCTTCACGCCGGCCTGGTGGAAGCTCGAAGGCTCGCAATATGGGATGATGAAGACCTGGAGGATATCGACGCGCGGCACCTTCATCGATGGCGTCGCCGCATCGAATGTCACCCTCAGCGACCTCGCGCTTGCCCAGCACTCCTCCATTCGGCTCCGGGTCGGCATCGCCGAGAATGCCGGCCATACCGGCGGCGTGAATATTTTCGGCCGCGGCTTCGGAAATCACGGGCGCGACATCATCATGCGACTTCACGTCTGA